The genomic DNA AAGCGGGTAAGATGATGGAAATGGTTTTCATAGGTGTTAGGTTAAAGCGTAATCTTTTTCAAAATCCTTGGTTAGCAATTCATAAATGATGCGGAACCATACCAAACAACACGGCAACGCTTTTAGGGAGTATTTTATGATGTAATCTTCCTTAATCCACTTGGGGAACAAATCCGAAAACCCAAAGCAAGTGAGCACCATCACGAACAACATTAGCCCTATGCTAAGCGGCGTTTGCGTTTTTTGTATGATAAACCAAATCATTACCCCTGCCACAGCAATAATATAAGTGGGCGACTCTGAACCTGAGCTAAATAAAACGATGAACAGTAGCGTAGAAGCCAAAATCATCATCTGGAAAGGCAAATGCCGATATTGCGAAATTCTAATATAAGGCAAGGCAAACACCAAAATACCAGGAATTAGAAATGTTAAATTAGAAATCTCAGCACGCCCTAAAACTCGGCGCACAATCCCCATCAGCGAGTAATCTTGCCGATTGCCCAGCACTTGGTTAGAAAGGTTTTTCTCGCTTAGAGATTGGTACCAATCCACATAAGAGTGCCAACCGAAATGGACATCAGAAAGCAACATCGGGAGGATGAAAAACAGCAAGCTCAGCCCAAACATTGAGAAAATCAATTTCCGTTTATTTTTAACGAAGAAAAAGCCTGAAAGCCCCGCTATACCATAAATTTTCACAAAAAACCCGATGAGAATAGCCGCCGCCGCGTGCACCTCCTGCCTACGATGGATATAAACCGCAGAAAGGATGAGCAATGCCGTAAGCGCCACATTAAACTGAAAACTTACCGCAGCGGTGATGTATTCCTGCAAACACAACCACGCCACAAAGGATTTTTTAGGCGCTGAGAAGGGTAACATTTTAAACGCATACACCAAAAGGGCAGCATTGGCTAAGTTCCAGAGTATCATCCCTAACCCATCTGGCAAAACAGCAAAGGGCATAATCAACCAACTGAAAAAAATACCATAATGGTTGCTATCAAAATACTGTTCAGGATAGAGGGCGTAGAGGTTGGTTTTCTCCAGCGTGTGGTGGAATACATATTTGAAAATCAAATAATTATTATGCCGACCTTCGCCCATTTTGCTCACCGCTGTAAGTACCGCTGCCAGCAAATAAATCCCAAAAATACACTTAGGATTTGAAAAAAAACGCCACGCCTTTGTTTTCATCATCAATGAGGATTTACACCGCTACATTATTCTCCCTCAGAGCATCGTTGAGCGAGGTTTTTTTATCCGTAGATTCTTTTCTTTTTCCGATGATCAAGGCGCAAGGGACTTGGTATTCTCCTGCGGGAAATTTTTTAGTTAAGCTCCCTGGAATAACCACCGAGCGCGCTGGCACAAAACCTTTATATTCCACTGGTTCTTCACCTGTTACATCAATAATTTTGGTAGAACCTGTGAGGACTACATTCGCACCCAACACGGCTTCTTTCTCCACATGAACGCCTTCCACTACGATGCATCTGGAGCCCACAAAAACATCATCTTCAATAATCACTGGAGCAGCTTGCAACGGCTCCAAAACGCCGCCAATGCCCACGCCACCGCTCAAGTGTACATTTTTGCCAATCTGAGCACAACTGCCCACCGTTGCCCAAGTGTCCACCATCGTGCCACTGTCCACATACGCCCCGATATTCACATAAGAAGGCATCATAATTACCCCTGGGGCAATGTAAGCACCCTCCCTCGCTACGGCGTGTGGCACTACTCTAACGCCTTTTTCGGCATAGTTTTTTTTGAGTGGCATTTTATCGTGAAACTCAAAAGGTCCTACTTCTATGGTTTCCATTTTTTGAATTGGGAAATACATCACCACGGCTTTTTTCACCCACTCGTTCACTTGCCAACCCTCGGCGGTAGGCTCTGCCACACGGAGTTCGCCCAAGTCTAACTTGGCAATGACTTCTCTAATCGCCTTTTGACTGTCCTCTTGGTTGAGGAGTTCTCTATTGTCCCAAATATTTTCAATGGTTTGTTGTAATGACATTTTTTATTGATTTTTATTGATATTAAAATTGATTTTTATACTAAAGAACGCGCCTTGCAAAGAGAAAAGCTTTGTTCCAATATTTTTCGTTCAAAGAGGAAATAATCACGCCCTTGGAAGTGGAAGAATGGATAAATGTAATCTCGCCATCTGCCGCTATGCCGTGCACAATGCCCACATGCGAGACTTTGGCGCCGCCTGCCGTGGCAAAAAAAACCAAATCTCCAGGTTGAATTTCAGTAACCGCCACACGCCTGCCCTCCAAAGCTTGGTCTGCGGAGCGCCGTGGCAAAGGGGTGTCATTTTCAATGAAAACCTTGCACACCAACCCCGAGCAATCAAAGCCCGAAGAGGTGTTGCCTGCGTATTTGTAAGGCGTTCCTAAATATTTTTCGGCATTTTTTAGCAATTTTTTAACCTTTGAAGAAACCGCAACAGTATTGGCTGATGAATACAACGGTTTCTGCGGTGCGGCTTTGCTTTTAACCGAGGTTGTTTTTTTATAACCCACAGTCTTTTTGGTGGTGCTACAGCTGTGTAAAACTAATACAGCACAAAATAAATAGATGATATTTTTGATTTCTTTCATACCCTAACAATACACAATAACTAAGCCCCAAAAGTACAACTTTTATTGGGATTAAAAAAGCACATTTCCCCACACACTCTTGGCTGTAACACGCTGGCTATGTCTTCACATTGGTTTAATTGAGAAAAATTTGATACTTGTGATAACTAT from Riemerella columbina includes the following:
- a CDS encoding glycosyltransferase family 87 protein — encoded protein: MMMKTKAWRFFSNPKCIFGIYLLAAVLTAVSKMGEGRHNNYLIFKYVFHHTLEKTNLYALYPEQYFDSNHYGIFFSWLIMPFAVLPDGLGMILWNLANAALLVYAFKMLPFSAPKKSFVAWLCLQEYITAAVSFQFNVALTALLILSAVYIHRRQEVHAAAAILIGFFVKIYGIAGLSGFFFVKNKRKLIFSMFGLSLLFFILPMLLSDVHFGWHSYVDWYQSLSEKNLSNQVLGNRQDYSLMGIVRRVLGRAEISNLTFLIPGILVFALPYIRISQYRHLPFQMMILASTLLFIVLFSSGSESPTYIIAVAGVMIWFIIQKTQTPLSIGLMLFVMVLTCFGFSDLFPKWIKEDYIIKYSLKALPCCLVWFRIIYELLTKDFEKDYALT
- a CDS encoding 2,3,4,5-tetrahydropyridine-2,6-dicarboxylate N-succinyltransferase, which codes for MSLQQTIENIWDNRELLNQEDSQKAIREVIAKLDLGELRVAEPTAEGWQVNEWVKKAVVMYFPIQKMETIEVGPFEFHDKMPLKKNYAEKGVRVVPHAVAREGAYIAPGVIMMPSYVNIGAYVDSGTMVDTWATVGSCAQIGKNVHLSGGVGIGGVLEPLQAAPVIIEDDVFVGSRCIVVEGVHVEKEAVLGANVVLTGSTKIIDVTGEEPVEYKGFVPARSVVIPGSLTKKFPAGEYQVPCALIIGKRKESTDKKTSLNDALRENNVAV
- a CDS encoding C40 family peptidase, producing the protein MKEIKNIIYLFCAVLVLHSCSTTKKTVGYKKTTSVKSKAAPQKPLYSSANTVAVSSKVKKLLKNAEKYLGTPYKYAGNTSSGFDCSGLVCKVFIENDTPLPRRSADQALEGRRVAVTEIQPGDLVFFATAGGAKVSHVGIVHGIAADGEITFIHSSTSKGVIISSLNEKYWNKAFLFARRVL